TGTTGAGCTCCGTCAGGTAGATGGCGCGGTTCTCGTAGACCCAGTCGTGGATCATGGTCTGGCCCTCGGCGTTGCCCGCAATCACGGCGAAGAAGGGCAGGTTGTCGATGTTGAGCCCAGGGAACGGCATGGGGTGGATCTTGTCCTGTGGCGCGTGGAGCTCGGAGGGCTTGGTGGTGACATCCACCAAACGCGTCCTGCCGTTGCGGGCCATGTATTCGCCTGAGATTTCCAGCTTCTGGCCCATCTGCTCCAGGGTGGCCAGCTCGATTTCCATGAATTCGATAGGCACCCGGCGGATGGTGACCTCGGAGTTGGTCACGATGCCCGCAGTGATCAGGCTCATGGCCTCGATGGGATCCTCTGAAGGGAAGTACTCGATCTCCACATCTATGGATGATCGGCCCGTGATCTTCAATGTAGTTGTGCCGACGCCCTCGATGGTGACGCCCAGGCCCTGCAAGTAGAAGCAAAGATCCTGGACCATGTAATTGGGGCTCGCGTTGCGTATCACGGTGGTGCCCTCACGGTGTGCAGCAGCCATGATCGCGTTCTCGGTGACGGTGTCGCCACGTTCGGAGAGAACGAAGGAACGGTCGTGCCCATCGGCAGGGGGTGCCACTACGGAGTAGAAGCCCGACTTCGCGCCAACCGTGAGCCCGAACTGGCGCAATGCCTGCATGTGGGGCTCGACGGTGCGCGTGCCGAGGTCGCAGCCACCGGCATAGGGAAGAAGGTACTCGGCGGTCTCGTCCAAGAGGGGCCCGAGCAGCATGATGACGCTGCGTGTACGGCGAGCCGCCTCCACGTCCATCGACTCAAGGTCAAGGACTTCAGGCCTGCGGATACGGAGGTCGCTGCCGTTGAGCCAGGTGCATTCGACGCCGATGGACGTCAGCACCTCAACGATCCTGTTGACCTCCTCAATGCGGGCCAAGCGACGCAGCGTGGTGGTGCCCCGGTTGATCAGGCTGGCACACAACAGGGCCACGCCGGCATTCTTGCTGCTGTTGACATCCACTTCACCGGATAGCGTGTGACCGCCTTCCACCCGGAGGTGCGTCATCTGCGGTTTGCCGACCTTGACGATGGAGCGGCCGAAGATGGCCTCCAACCGTTCAATCATTCGGAGGCTGAGATTCTGTTTGCCCTGCTCCATTCGGGCGATAGCGCTCTGGCTGGTTCCCAGCTCAGAAGCCAACTGCCCCTGCGTCCAGCCCTTTTCGCTTCGCGCGTTGCGGAGCAGGAGGCCTACATGTTCGGCGGTAGGTTGCGTCATACTCAAAAAAATATCACAAATGAGTTAGAAGCGGACAACAAATCGCTGATTCAGCGGCAAACATCACATGCTACCCGCATAGTGCGATATCTGTAGTTGGAAGCGCTAACGCCAGACAAAACTCCACGTTCCAGCGCCGACAGCCGTCAATACTGCAGCAGCAGCGATGACGAGGCCGCCCAGGAGCACCCAGACGTCCAAGAGGGAGTACGTGGATTCACGGGCCCACGTTCGCTGCCCGCCGCCGAAACCACGTGCCTCCATGGTGATGGCCAGCCTGGAGGCCCGCCGCACCGCCTGGACCAGCAGCCCAAAGCTCTGTCCAAGCGTTGCCTTCAGCCGTTGTAGCGGGCTGCCCTGCGAACCCACACCCCGGGCGCGCCGGGCCATGCCGATGGTCTGCCATTCCTCAGCCATCAACCCCACCAGGCGCATCGCGGCCAGCGATCCAAGGACAAAGCGGTGTGGCAGCCTTGCCTTCTGCGCCAGAGCATCAGCCAGATCGGTAGGATCCGTGCAGGTCATCAGCAGGATCGCTGGCAGCGCTATCGCCAAACCGCGCAGCATGAATCCCAGCCCCAGCCGAAGGGAACCTTCGCTGATGGACCAGAGTCCGACGTCGAGCAGTACAGCCCCGCTGTCGGCCGCCACGATTGCGGTGCTCCAGCCGCCAATCGCTGCAGCGATGATAAGTGGCCAGGCGCGCTGCCATAAAAGCCGCAGTGTGAGGCCAGCCAGCGGGAACAGCGCCAGCTCGGCGATGAGGGCAGTCGAAGCGGATACCCAGTCGATCGACAATGCGAGCACCAGCGAAATGAGGAAGACGGACACGAACTTGACCAAAGGATTGGCCCGCGTGAGGAGGGCGTGGTTGCCGCGCAGGTTCAGGGCGTCCCTCATGCGGCACCAGCTTCCTGGTGGGCTGCCTCGTTGTGTTGGTCGGGGACGCGCGGGTCCGGGACGTGCGACGCCGCCGGATCCAGCCGCATCTCTGTACCGCCAAGGACCGCACTGAATTCTTCGTCATGCGTCACGGAGACAACAGCAGTTCCGGCGTCGAGCAGTTCCGACAGGAACGACGCCAGTTCGGCCCAGGTGTTGGCATCCTGTCCGAATGTGGGCTCGTCCAGCACCAGCACCTTGGGATGGGCCGCAAGGACCGTGGCCACGGACAACCTGCGCTTCTCGCCGCCAGACAAAGTGTAAGGATTCGCGTCCACCAAATGCGTCAGCCGCAAACGCTCCACCAATTCATCCACGCGTTCTTCACCATGTCCCAGATGCTTTGGTCCGAACATCAGCTCGTCCAGGACCTTGCCTGTGACGAACTGGTGCTCCGGTTCCTGGAACACGGTGCCGATGCGCGAAATCAGCTGGTCCGCCTTCCACTTGAAGGGGTCGATTCCAGCTCCTTCGGAAAGCTCGACGGCGGCACTTACTTTGCCGTCCACGGGCGCCAGAAGGCCGGCCAATGTGAGCGCAAAAGTGGACTTGCCGGCGCCGTTAGGGCCCGTGATGGTGAGCGCCCTTCCAGCCCTGACTTGTGCACTGATACCCGATTGCACGGGGACGGGCGGGATTGTTTTGAAGCGGCGATGGCGGGACTTCTCACGGGAAACAGCCAGGTCCTGTGCCACGAGGAGAAGTTGGGCGGTGGATTCATGGCCACCCATTTCCTGAGTTGTGATCCTGCGGGCGCGAGTAGCCGGAACGTACCCCGGCACCCACACTCCCGCGGCCATCAGCATGGTGTGGGCTTCAGTTAGCACCTGATCCGGGGGGCCGTCCAGGAGCACACCGCCCCCGGCCGCGGGTGGCTGGAGGACCACGATCCTGTCCACCAGGTCCTTCCACACGGACACACGGTGCTCCACAACAACCAAGGTGGCACCGGTCTTGTCCAGGCAGCGCTGCACGGCGTCTCGAACCTCAAGCACGCCCAGCGGATCGAGGTTGGCCGTGGGTTCGTCAAGCAGGATCAGCCCGGGCCGCATTGCCAGGATGCCAGCCAACGCAAGGCGCTGCTTCTGCCCGCCGGAGAGTGCCGCCGTCGGGTGATCCAGTGCCAAACCGCCGCCTGCAGCGGTGCGCAACCCAACGTCGTCGAGCGCTTCATGGACGCGGGCCCAAATTTCATCCCGGGGAACGGCAAGGTTTTCGGCGCCAAATGCGACGTCGTCACCCACCCGTGAGAGCACCACCTGGGTCTCCGGATCCTGCTGCATCAGACCTGCGCGGCCGCGCTGTTCGCGGGGAGCGACGCCGTCGATGAACAGCGAGCCGGTCTCATCCGAATCGTCTTCCTCGTCACCCAGTACACCGGCGAGGGCATGGAGCAGTGTGGACTTCCCTGCGCCTGATGGACCAAGCAGGAGCACACGTTCGCCGGGCTCGATCCGGAGATCGAGGTCCTGGATGGCGGGTGTGGAACGCCCGGCATGCCGCCATCCCCACCCTTGGGCGGTGATGGCGGCAGGCCGGACCTGGCCGCTGCTTTGCGTGGCAGGCATTAGTTGAAGACGGGCTCCGAAGCAGCCTTGCGCGACGCGAAGGAGCTGAGGACGCCCGTCTTGGCCAGCCCGCGGGTGGCAACCCAGGACAGCGCGCCGGCGATGATCGCACCCGAAAGCGTGCAGAAGGCGATGTAGGCCAGCTTGTCGATCGCTTCGTAGGCGATGTTCCAGCCCCAAGGCAGGAAGGAATCGTTCAGACCGCAGAAGAGGCCCGCGCCAGCACCTGCGAGGAGTGCAGCGGACAGGTCGAACTTCTTGTACCTGAACGCAGCGAAGACGAGTTCTGCGCCCAGTCCCTGGAGGATGCCGGAGATGAGGACGGTGGTGCCGTACTGGGAACCCATGATGAGTTCGCCGGTGGCGGCGATGGCTTCGCAGAACAAGGCTGCGCCCGGCTTGCGGATGATGAGCATGCCCAGGACGGCCGGGATCATCCAGCCACCGGCGATCAAACCGGTGAGCGGCGGATACGTGGCGTTCATGGGGATGGATACGATTGCGGCGCCCTGGGACCAGGCCCAGAAGATCACGCCTCCGGCGATGGCAATCAAAGCTGCCACCACGATGTCTACAACACGCCAGTTATAACTGGTTTTCTTCACGCTTGCCGTGGTCATTTTTCTGCCTCCTGAGGTACAGGAGGGGAAAGTGCTCCCCGGAACTCCCGGCCGGCCTGCGCCGCCCGGATCCGGACACTCTGAGAAGCTCGACTCCCTTGCGCCGGTACTAACCGGATCAGGTTCGAGGGTCTGCGGCTGTCCGCACTCTCAGCGCCCTCGCGGCTCCTGCATCTCTGCAAGGTCCGACGGCGGCGCTCCCCTGTCGTTATTAATCTGCCCTTATGGGCGTGGTTCAGTTTACACCTGTGGGTGTTCGTGCGCGCTGGGGGCTGGTCACAAAACGGCTCGCAACCAGACCTGAGAGAATGATCCAGCAGAATCGACGCGGCAAAGGGGCATTTCATGACGGACCTTCCCACTACGGACATCCCGGTTCCCCAACCGCGCCTTGCTGCGAGCGTCATCCTGCTCCGCGACGCCCCGGGCGGGCTCGAAGCGTTCGTCCAGCACAGGGTTGCCACCATGGACTTCGCCGCCGGCATGGTGGTCTTTCCGGGAGGCCGGGTTGATGCCGCGGACCAGGACGGATGGGATTACCCGGCTGACTTGCTGGAACGGCATGCTGCAGACTGGCGCCTGACCTCCATCGCCGTCGATACCGAACAGGCCCCGGCAAAATCAGGCATGGTGCTCACCGCTGCCCTGCGGGAGGTGTGGGAAGAGGCCGGACTTCCCCTTGATGCCTCAGACCTTCGCCCTTGGGCCAACTGGGTCACGCCGACCGACATGCCCAAGCGTTTCGACACATACTTCTATGTTGCCAAGCCTGCTCCGGAAGCAGCACCCCAGCACCAAACCACAGAAGCATGGCAATCACTCTGGATGCCTGTGGACGGGATCCTGACGGCTGAAGCCTCCGGTACATTGCAGCTGATGCCACCCACGTATTACCTGCTCAAGGAAGTTGCCGGCCTCGGAACAGTGGATGCCGTCTGGGAAGCCGATCACGACGTTGTTCCTGTCCTTGCACCACGCGGTTCCATGGCAGCTTTCCTCAAAGAACGGGAAAACCGCCGCTAGTCCCAACCCACCTGGAAGTGAGGCTAGGCTGGGGGCATGAACCTCTTTTTCAAGCTGCTGGGTGCCGGAGTAAGCCTGGCAGCCGGATTCGTCGGCACCAAGTTGGTCAACAAGGGCTGGGAAAAGGCCACGGGCAACAAACCGCCCACGGGCCACGACGATATGGAAACGAGCCTCCGCTCAGCGTTGTCCTTCGCGCTGATTTCGGCCTTCGTCAGTACGCTCATCCAGGTTTTCGCGAGCCGCGGCACCCAGCGTGCCATCGCCCGCTTCGCCAAGACGCAGGACATCGTCTAGGCGGCGCATAGTCGTTCCAACGCGGGGTCAGTTAAGGTCGCTCACCGTCGTCGGGAGGGTGCTTAAGTGACCCCGCGTTGTTCTAAGTGTCCGGGGTGGAACCGTCGGCGGCTGCCCTTTGGACAACCGCTTCAAGCTCATCCTTGGTGAGCAGTTCGCGGTGCCCATGCTTGGTCCGGTAAGCGGAGCGGCCCACCATATGTGCGGAGACCGGCGCAGTCAGCAGCTGGAAAATCCAGGCCACCACCAGAACCGGCCAAACCCACCATGTGCGCATTTGCAGACCCATGGCCGCCAGCATGAGGAACAGACCCAGAACTTGCGGCTTGGTTGCCGCGTGCATGCGGCTCAGGAGATCGGGAAACCGCAAAAGGCCAATAGCGGCTCCGAGCGACATCAGTGCACCCACCACAAGAAACACGGCCGTCACTGCATCAATCACGGCATCCACTCCGGTCGCTTCAGGATTCATTGCTGTGATCCCTCCGATCCGCTACGAATCGGGCAAATGTTACCGAGCCTACGAAGCCGATCACCGCGAGAGCCACGAGCAACACCAAGTTATTCAGGTGCCGGTTCATCGCCATGTCGATGGCAAGCGCTGCGCCAAGAATGGCCAGCAGGACGTCCGATGCCAAGACTCGGTCCAACAAGGACGGGCCGATGGCGATGCGGATGATCGCGCCCACCGCAGCCAAACTCAGGATCACCGCCGTTACCAGCAGAACAAGTTCTTTCACAGGGTTGCCCCTTCCATGCCCGCACCCGGTTCAGCCTGGAGTGCGTGGAGTTCCTCGCGCGTTCCCATGATCCGGATCAGCGCGGCCTCGATGTTCTGGACTTCCTGGCGGATCTTAGTGATATCAGCATCCTCATAAATGTTGAGCGCGTGCAGGTAAAGCGTGGACGTCGAGCGGTCCACTTCCACCACCAGCGAGCCCGGAATCAGCGAGATAACGTGCCCGGTTGCCGTGACTATGAGGTCAGAATGGCTGCGCAACGGAACAGCGACGACGGCGCTGCGCACCTTTGGACCCTTCACTACGGCCAGGTAGAGGACCAGGAAGCTCGCTGCCGCCACTCTGCCCAGGAACATCAGGGCGAAGGACATGGCGCGCAGCACGTTGAACCTGCCCCCGAGCTCCACCGGCGGAAGGTAGAAGAACTTGGCCACGAGCACGGCGATGAGCGCACCGAACAGCAGGTTTCCCGGACTGAAGTCCCTCCACAGGGCACCCCAGACGATGACCAGCCATACCAGCAGGGGCAGTTCAGTGCGGAAGGAGATCGGTTTACGGCTCATTTGGCAGCCCCTGTCTGACCCACTGCTGGTACCTCCGCGGAGTCCCCCAGGACTGAATGGATGTAGGCAGTGCGGTCCAACATGATTTCCGCCGAGCCGTCGGCGAGGTGAAAGAGTGGGCCAGCAAAGACCGTGAGCGCAACACCGAAGGCCACAAGGCCAGCCGTGGAGCCCACCATTGTCCGGGGCAGTACCCCAACATTGCCTGGAGTCTGAAGCACGGGGTCCGGGTACTCGGCGTCCTCGGGCTTGCGCCAAAATGCCCTGTTCCAAACACGGGCAATTGCCAACAGCGTCAGGAGGCTGGTGAGGACGCCGCCCACCACCAAAACGATGGCAAGCGGCGTACCCAGTTGCACGCCCGCTTGGAGAAGCCCGAGCTTGCCAAGGAAACCCGAGAATGGCGGGATGCCCGCAAGATTCATCGCAGGGACGAAGAACAGCAAGGCAAGGAGTGGCGAGAGTTTGGCCAGGCCACCCAAGCGGTCAATGGACGACGATCCGCCCCTGCGCTCAATCAGGCCAGTGACCAGGAACAGGCTGGTCTGCACTGTGATGTGGTGCGCCACGTAGAACACGGCAGCGCCAAGCCCCGCGACGGACGACATTGCCAAGCCGAACACCATGTAGCCGATGTGGCTGACCAGGGTGAAGGACAAGAGACGTTTGATATCGCTCTGTGCCAAGGCACCCAGGATGCCCACCACCATGGTTAGCAGCGCCACCACCATTAAGGGCACGTTGAGGGTGTCCCCGGGAAAGAGGAGTGTCTCGGTGCGGACCATGGCGTAAACACCCACCTTGGTCAGCAAGCCAGCAAAGACGGCTGTGACGGGAGCCGGGGCTGTCGGATAGGAGTCGGGAAGCCAGAAGGACAGAGGGAACACGGCCGCCTTGATCCCAAACGCCACCAGCAGCATCACGTGCAGGAGATTCTGGGTTCCTTGATCCAGTTCGGCCAGCTTGATGGCGAGGTCCGCCATAGTGATGGTCCCTGTAGCTCCGTAAATCATGGCGATAGCGATGAGGAACAAGACGGACGAAACCACGGAGACCACCACGTAGGTGACGCCGGCACGGATGCGCGGCCCCGTCCCGCCAAGGGTCATCAGCACATAGCTGGCCGTCAACAGGATTTCGAAGCCCACGTACAGGTTGAAAAGGTCACCTGTGAGGAAGGCGTTGGATACGCCCGCCACCAGGATCAGATAAGTGGGGTGGAAGATCGAGACCGGCGCTTCCTTGTCGCCATCAGCCATGCCCTGGCCGGTGGCGTAGATCAGGACCGCGAGGCTGACAACGGTGGAAACCACGAGCATGAGTGAGGAGAACTGATCCACCACCAACACCACGCCCCATGGCGGCAGCCATCCACCGAGCGTGACGGAAGTGGTGCCTCCCTCCCACACGGACGCAAGAAGCAGGCATTCGAGCAGGAGCGTCGCGCTGAGGATCACGATGCTGACTACCCGCTGCCCAGCCGTATGCCGGATCAGCACGAATGCGAGGGCCGCCCCGAGGATCGGAAGGAGGACGGCCAGTGGCGACAGGTTGGCGAGGTTCACGGGCTGCCTCCTTCCTTGGTCCTTACAGTGTTGGGCTTTTCGGTCGCGTCCGGCTGGGCGCGGTCTTCGGGGCTGGCCGGAGTGATCGCGAACTCCGATGTTTCCAGCGGGACGATGGCGTCGTCTTCCTTGTCGAAGCTGGGAGTCCGGGCTACGCGGCGGTCTTCGATGTCATCCTGGATCTCGTCTTGCCGTGCCAAGGCCCAAGTCCGGTAGATGATGCCGAGCATGAAGGCAGTGACGGCGAATGAAATGACGATCGATGTGAGGATGAGCGCCTGTGGCAGGGGGTCGTTGTACTCACTGGAGCCTGTTTCCTTGTTGAACAAAGGAGCGAGTCCGGCGTACCCTCCCGTACTGAGGATCAGCAGGTTGGTGGCGTTGGCAAGCAGCATCAAGCCAAGCAGGACGCGAGTCAGGCTTCGCTCCAAAATCAGGTAGATACCGCAGGCATACAGGACGCCCATGACGATCAGGAGGGTCAGGTTGATGCTCATGGGTTGCCCTTCCCGGAGGCGGCCGTTTCGGCGGACTCAGTCTCGGCGGCTCGGGTCTTTACGGCCCTTGGCACCTTCCCTTCAAAATGTTCGTCGATCTCAGCGCCCAGGCTGCGTAGAACATCGAGCGCCAGTCCCACCACCACGATGTAGACACCGATGTCGAAGATCGTGGACGTTACGAACTTGACGTCTCCGAATACGGGCAGCCAAAACTCGATGATCGCGCTCTGGAACACCTGGCCGCCGAGGAGGAGCGGCACGAAACCGGACGCTGCCGCCGTCGCTAGTCCCGTACCCAACAGCGTGCCTGCACTCACTGTCGCCGCTTCACTCAACTCGAAGCGTCCTCCGGCGAGGTAGCGGATGGTGAGTGCGAGGCCTGCGGTCAGACCGCCTGCGAAGCCGCCGCCGGGCAAGTTGTGACCCGCAAGGAGTAGATAGATGGAAAAAACGATCATCGAGTGGAAGATCAGCCGGGTGACCACTTCGAAGATAATGGACCTCCGCTCAGGAGCCAGCGTCCGGCCTGCTACCAGCCACGCATCGCGGGTAACGTCCGTGAACTTCCTCGCCACGGCCAGCCGGGCACCGTCGCGGGAGTCGCGGTCGACGCCGGTGCGCCGCCCCACGCTGCCTTCCGGTACTGCCTCTGAGGTTTTGATGCGATCGCCCCGGCTGCGCACGAAGATCAGGCTGGCAACGCCAGTGGCGGCCACGGCCAGGACCGATATTTCGCCGAAGGTGTCCCACGCGCGGATGTCCACGAGGGTCACGTTGACCACGTTCAGGCCACCGCCGCCTTCGTAGGCCAGGCGTGGGAATTCAAGGGAGACAGGCGTGGCCACCCGGGCACCCATGGCGTAGATGGCAACGAAGATCATGGTGATGCCGAACGCAGCACCTACGATCACGCGGATCACCCGGAGGCGGCCACCGGTTCTGTCCCGTAGTTCGGCGGGCAGGCTGCGCATGGCCAAAACGAAGGCCACCAGCACGATGGTCTCCACCAGCATCTGGGTCAGTGCAAGGTCAGGCGCTCCTTGCAAGGCAAACATGAGCGCGATGCCGTAACCGGTGACAGACACCATGAGCACCGCCAGGAAGCGCTTGTTGGCGCGGACAGCAGCCAGCGCGCCCACCACGATGCCCACTCCCGCGATCAACTGCAACGGAGAGTTTGGATCGATGAAATAGATGCCGTCAGGCAACGGTTTGTTGGTCAGGAGCAGAGCTGCGAGGGGCACTGCGAAGGCAACCGTGAGGATGACCGTCAGATAGAAATACAGTGAACCACGCTGGGTGCGGCCCGTGACCCACACTGCGACGTCATCCAAAGCGCCAATCGTATGCTGGTAGGCGCGGTCGCCGTCCACCCAATCGGGAACCAGGCCTTGCACGCGTGAAACGACGTTGCGGCCGTAGAACATTGCGGCACCGGCAACAAAAGTGATCGCGGTCAGTCCCAAAGCGGGAGTGAGCCCATGCCACAAAGCCAAGTGCCCGGCGTCGACGGCTTCCTCCCCATCTGCGAACAGTGCTGCGTAAGGCTGGATCCAACTATCCACCGGCGCGGGCCACAGCCCGTAAACAATGGTGAGGAAACTCAGAAGGGCAGGCGCAGCCAGGAAGGCGGGCTTGATGGCTTTGAAGGGCGTGTGCTCTATACCGGGCTTCGTGGCAAAGGCACCCCACATGAAGCGTGCGCTGTACGCGAAGGTAAGGATTGAACCGATCACGAGCCCGATCAGAATCCAGATGCCCCAGACAGGTGCGTCATGGCCCATGCCATAGTGCACGAAGGCTTCAAACACGGACTCTTTGGCCACGAAACCGGCCAGCGGCGGCACCCCGGCCATGGAGGCGGCCGCGATTGCGGCCACTACCCCGAGTGCTCGTGAGGATCGGAAGACGCCGGAGAGCTTGCGGATATCGCGTGTCCCCGACTGGTGGTCGATGACGCCGACCACCAGGAACAGTGCCGCTTTGAACAAGCCATGGGCCAGCAGAAGCCCAAGCCCGGCAAGGGCGGCGTCAGGTCTGCCCAGGCCCACCACCATGGTCAGGAAGCCGAGCTGGCTCACCGTTCCATAGGCCAGGATGAGCTTGATATCTGTCTGTCGGAGGGCCCTGTATCCGCCAACCAACATGGTGGCCAAGCCGAGGCCGAGGACCATTGGCAGCCACAATTGCGATTCCGCGAAACCTGGCGCCAGCCGCGCGACGATGTAAATACCGGCCTTCACCATGGCCGCGGCATGCAGGTAGGCGCTCACGGGAGTTGGAGCCGCCATGGCACCCGGAAGCCAGAAGTGGAAAGGGACCAGGGCCGATTTGGTCACTGCACCCACCAGGATGAGAACGACGGCGGCCCCCACCATCCCACTTGTGGTGCCGTTAACGAGCGTCCCGGCTTGGTCCAGGATGGAGGAGATCCGGTAGGTTCCTGCCGCTTGGCCAAGGATGACGAGACCCACGAGCATCGCCAGCCCGCCGGCTGTTGTAACCATCAGTGCCTGAAGGGCAGAACGCCGCGCGGCCAGGCGCGTCCGGGCATAGCCGATGAGCAAGTATGACAGGACGGTGGTGAGCTCCCAGAAGATGAACATCATCAGGAGGTCGTCGGACGTCACCAAGCCGAACATGGCACCAGCAAAAGCCAGGAGCTGGGCGCCGAACCCACCGAGCCCAGGATCCTTGTTCTTGAAATATCGGGCGCAATAGACCAGGACCAGGGAACCAACGCCGAGGATGAGCAGTGACATAACCCAGGCGAGCGCGTCCATCCTGAACGCAAAGTCAAGCTTCAGGTTCGGGATCCAGGGGAATACTTCTTCTATGCCGCGACCGGAATATAAGGGGCCGTGCTGGAGGACCAGCCAAACGAAGGCCACGGCAGGAACCGCTGCCAGGACATAGAAGGCGTTCCGACCAAGTTTGCTGAAGATCAAGGGCGCCACAGTTGCCGCTACAAAGGTGGTGGCGAGAACTGTGATCACTGTTTTCTCCGCAAAGTCAGAAACGAATTGTCAAAAGTTGGAGCAGGCGGTCATACGTTGGGTTCAGTTGGACCAGTTTATCAAGGGGCCCGGACAGTTTTTGGCCGGAGCCGACGGGGCCTGCGAATGAATTCCCCGTGCGTTATTCACATAGCGGTCTGTCATCTGCCCGCCACTGTCCGAGGCCCGATAGCATTCAGGCTATGAACGCGGCCGCAGTTCCCGAAGCCTCCCACCCAGCATCCGAGCTTGCCTCCGGACCTGCTTCCTCCAAGAAGGGCCAAATCCTTGCCTGGGCGTCCTGGGACTGGGGCTCGGCTGCCTTTAACGCGATCATGACCACA
This genomic stretch from Micrococcaceae bacterium Sec5.1 harbors:
- a CDS encoding Na+/H+ antiporter subunit E gives rise to the protein MSRKPISFRTELPLLVWLVIVWGALWRDFSPGNLLFGALIAVLVAKFFYLPPVELGGRFNVLRAMSFALMFLGRVAAASFLVLYLAVVKGPKVRSAVVAVPLRSHSDLIVTATGHVISLIPGSLVVEVDRSTSTLYLHALNIYEDADITKIRQEVQNIEAALIRIMGTREELHALQAEPGAGMEGATL
- a CDS encoding ECF transporter S component; amino-acid sequence: MTTASVKKTSYNWRVVDIVVAALIAIAGGVIFWAWSQGAAIVSIPMNATYPPLTGLIAGGWMIPAVLGMLIIRKPGAALFCEAIAATGELIMGSQYGTTVLISGILQGLGAELVFAAFRYKKFDLSAALLAGAGAGLFCGLNDSFLPWGWNIAYEAIDKLAYIAFCTLSGAIIAGALSWVATRGLAKTGVLSSFASRKAASEPVFN
- a CDS encoding monovalent cation/H+ antiporter complex subunit F, producing the protein MKELVLLVTAVILSLAAVGAIIRIAIGPSLLDRVLASDVLLAILGAALAIDMAMNRHLNNLVLLVALAVIGFVGSVTFARFVADRRDHSNES
- a CDS encoding ABC transporter ATP-binding protein → MPATQSSGQVRPAAITAQGWGWRHAGRSTPAIQDLDLRIEPGERVLLLGPSGAGKSTLLHALAGVLGDEEDDSDETGSLFIDGVAPREQRGRAGLMQQDPETQVVLSRVGDDVAFGAENLAVPRDEIWARVHEALDDVGLRTAAGGGLALDHPTAALSGGQKQRLALAGILAMRPGLILLDEPTANLDPLGVLEVRDAVQRCLDKTGATLVVVEHRVSVWKDLVDRIVVLQPPAAGGGVLLDGPPDQVLTEAHTMLMAAGVWVPGYVPATRARRITTQEMGGHESTAQLLLVAQDLAVSREKSRHRRFKTIPPVPVQSGISAQVRAGRALTITGPNGAGKSTFALTLAGLLAPVDGKVSAAVELSEGAGIDPFKWKADQLISRIGTVFQEPEHQFVTGKVLDELMFGPKHLGHGEERVDELVERLRLTHLVDANPYTLSGGEKRRLSVATVLAAHPKVLVLDEPTFGQDANTWAELASFLSELLDAGTAVVSVTHDEEFSAVLGGTEMRLDPAASHVPDPRVPDQHNEAAHQEAGAA
- a CDS encoding UDP-N-acetylglucosamine 1-carboxyvinyltransferase, with the protein product MTQPTAEHVGLLLRNARSEKGWTQGQLASELGTSQSAIARMEQGKQNLSLRMIERLEAIFGRSIVKVGKPQMTHLRVEGGHTLSGEVDVNSSKNAGVALLCASLINRGTTTLRRLARIEEVNRIVEVLTSIGVECTWLNGSDLRIRRPEVLDLESMDVEAARRTRSVIMLLGPLLDETAEYLLPYAGGCDLGTRTVEPHMQALRQFGLTVGAKSGFYSVVAPPADGHDRSFVLSERGDTVTENAIMAAAHREGTTVIRNASPNYMVQDLCFYLQGLGVTIEGVGTTTLKITGRSSIDVEIEYFPSEDPIEAMSLITAGIVTNSEVTIRRVPIEFMEIELATLEQMGQKLEISGEYMARNGRTRLVDVTTKPSELHAPQDKIHPMPFPGLNIDNLPFFAVIAGNAEGQTMIHDWVYENRAIYLTELNKLGAQVQLLDPHRIYVNGPTKWRAAEIGCPPALRPAACLLLAMLAARGTSELRNIYVIERGYEDLAERLNTIGAKVEYFQD
- a CDS encoding Na+/H+ antiporter subunit D — translated: MNLANLSPLAVLLPILGAALAFVLIRHTAGQRVVSIVILSATLLLECLLLASVWEGGTTSVTLGGWLPPWGVVLVVDQFSSLMLVVSTVVSLAVLIYATGQGMADGDKEAPVSIFHPTYLILVAGVSNAFLTGDLFNLYVGFEILLTASYVLMTLGGTGPRIRAGVTYVVVSVVSSVLFLIAIAMIYGATGTITMADLAIKLAELDQGTQNLLHVMLLVAFGIKAAVFPLSFWLPDSYPTAPAPVTAVFAGLLTKVGVYAMVRTETLLFPGDTLNVPLMVVALLTMVVGILGALAQSDIKRLLSFTLVSHIGYMVFGLAMSSVAGLGAAVFYVAHHITVQTSLFLVTGLIERRGGSSSIDRLGGLAKLSPLLALLFFVPAMNLAGIPPFSGFLGKLGLLQAGVQLGTPLAIVLVVGGVLTSLLTLLAIARVWNRAFWRKPEDAEYPDPVLQTPGNVGVLPRTMVGSTAGLVAFGVALTVFAGPLFHLADGSAEIMLDRTAYIHSVLGDSAEVPAVGQTGAAK
- the mnhG gene encoding monovalent cation/H(+) antiporter subunit G translates to MNPEATGVDAVIDAVTAVFLVVGALMSLGAAIGLLRFPDLLSRMHAATKPQVLGLFLMLAAMGLQMRTWWVWPVLVVAWIFQLLTAPVSAHMVGRSAYRTKHGHRELLTKDELEAVVQRAAADGSTPDT
- a CDS encoding NUDIX hydrolase; translation: MTDLPTTDIPVPQPRLAASVILLRDAPGGLEAFVQHRVATMDFAAGMVVFPGGRVDAADQDGWDYPADLLERHAADWRLTSIAVDTEQAPAKSGMVLTAALREVWEEAGLPLDASDLRPWANWVTPTDMPKRFDTYFYVAKPAPEAAPQHQTTEAWQSLWMPVDGILTAEASGTLQLMPPTYYLLKEVAGLGTVDAVWEADHDVVPVLAPRGSMAAFLKERENRR
- a CDS encoding DUF4235 domain-containing protein, which encodes MNLFFKLLGAGVSLAAGFVGTKLVNKGWEKATGNKPPTGHDDMETSLRSALSFALISAFVSTLIQVFASRGTQRAIARFAKTQDIV
- a CDS encoding energy-coupling factor transporter transmembrane component T, which produces MRDALNLRGNHALLTRANPLVKFVSVFLISLVLALSIDWVSASTALIAELALFPLAGLTLRLLWQRAWPLIIAAAIGGWSTAIVAADSGAVLLDVGLWSISEGSLRLGLGFMLRGLAIALPAILLMTCTDPTDLADALAQKARLPHRFVLGSLAAMRLVGLMAEEWQTIGMARRARGVGSQGSPLQRLKATLGQSFGLLVQAVRRASRLAITMEARGFGGGQRTWARESTYSLLDVWVLLGGLVIAAAAVLTAVGAGTWSFVWR
- a CDS encoding Na(+)/H(+) antiporter subunit C, producing MSINLTLLIVMGVLYACGIYLILERSLTRVLLGLMLLANATNLLILSTGGYAGLAPLFNKETGSSEYNDPLPQALILTSIVISFAVTAFMLGIIYRTWALARQDEIQDDIEDRRVARTPSFDKEDDAIVPLETSEFAITPASPEDRAQPDATEKPNTVRTKEGGSP